From the genome of Streptococcus marmotae, one region includes:
- a CDS encoding DsbA family oxidoreductase has product MEISYWSDIACPFCYIGASRMKRAMEAVGLDPHDLKMKAYQLNPHAPLATDETMLTQFAASHGMTEEQARMQFQHMADMGAEEGLKLDVAGAIPTNTFSAHRLIKWAESRLDKKTHHRLITKLYQLYFEEHASIADTAVLLEAAKGVGLPQEEVTALLEGTDFSTAVQQDILEAQEARVQGAPFFVLNNKYGISGAQPYEYMLAALKQVQAEEGNNKK; this is encoded by the coding sequence ATGGAAATTAGTTATTGGTCAGATATTGCTTGTCCCTTTTGCTATATTGGTGCAAGCCGTATGAAACGTGCGATGGAAGCAGTTGGCTTGGATCCTCATGATTTGAAAATGAAGGCTTACCAACTTAATCCTCATGCTCCTTTAGCAACAGATGAAACCATGTTGACGCAGTTTGCGGCTAGTCATGGTATGACTGAGGAGCAGGCAAGGATGCAGTTTCAGCACATGGCAGATATGGGAGCTGAAGAAGGCCTCAAGCTAGATGTTGCAGGAGCCATCCCGACAAATACCTTTTCAGCACACCGTCTCATCAAATGGGCAGAAAGTCGTTTGGATAAAAAGACGCATCATCGCCTTATCACGAAACTTTATCAACTCTATTTTGAAGAGCATGCCTCGATTGCTGATACAGCGGTTTTACTGGAAGCGGCAAAGGGAGTGGGCCTACCGCAAGAAGAAGTGACAGCTTTGCTTGAAGGAACGGACTTTAGCACTGCTGTCCAGCAAGATATCCTAGAAGCTCAAGAAGCTAGAGTGCAAGGAGCGCCCTTCTTTGTGCTGAATAATAAATATGGTATCTCAGGTGCGCAACCGTATGAATACATGCTTGCAGCCCTCAAACAAGTTCAAGCAGAGGAAGGGAACAATAAAAAATGA
- the nrdF gene encoding class 1b ribonucleoside-diphosphate reductase subunit beta, protein METYYKAINWNAIEDVIDKSTWEKLTEQFWLDTRIPLSNDLDDWRKLSAEEKDLVGKVFGGLTLLDTLQSETGVQALRNDIRTPHEEAVFNNIQFMESVHAKSYSSIFSTLNTKSEIDEIFDWTNSNEYLQRKAKIINEIYETGSPLEKKVASVFLETFLFYSGFFTPLYYLGNNKLANVAEIIKLIIRDESVHGTYIGYKFQLGFNELSEDEQEKLRDWMYDLLYQLYENEEGYTESLYDGVGWTEEVKTFLRYNANKALMNLGQDPLFPDSADDVNPIVMNGISTGTSNHDFFSQVGNGYLLGSVEAMQDNDYLYGL, encoded by the coding sequence ATGGAAACTTACTACAAAGCCATAAACTGGAACGCAATTGAAGATGTCATCGACAAGTCCACTTGGGAAAAATTAACCGAGCAATTCTGGCTCGATACCCGTATCCCACTTTCGAATGACTTAGATGACTGGCGGAAATTAAGTGCAGAAGAAAAAGACCTGGTTGGAAAAGTTTTCGGCGGCTTGACCTTACTTGATACCCTTCAGTCTGAAACAGGTGTTCAGGCACTTCGTAACGATATTCGTACACCACATGAAGAAGCCGTCTTTAACAATATCCAATTTATGGAGTCGGTCCATGCCAAATCCTATTCATCCATCTTTTCAACCCTCAATACTAAATCTGAAATTGATGAGATTTTTGACTGGACCAATAGCAACGAATACCTCCAACGCAAGGCTAAAATCATCAATGAGATTTATGAAACAGGCTCTCCACTTGAAAAGAAAGTAGCGAGTGTATTCTTGGAAACCTTCCTTTTCTACTCTGGTTTCTTTACACCACTCTACTATCTTGGAAATAATAAACTAGCCAACGTAGCAGAAATCATCAAACTGATCATTCGTGACGAATCTGTGCACGGTACTTATATCGGCTACAAATTCCAGCTTGGATTTAACGAATTATCTGAAGATGAGCAAGAAAAGCTCCGAGACTGGATGTATGACCTCCTCTATCAACTTTATGAAAATGAAGAAGGCTATACAGAGAGCCTCTATGATGGTGTGGGCTGGACCGAGGAAGTCAAGACCTTCCTTCGCTACAATGCTAATAAGGCCCTCATGAACCTAGGGCAAGATCCACTCTTTCCTGATTCAGCCGATGATGTCAATCCAATTGTCATGAACGGTATCTCAACAGGAACATCTAACCACGATTTCTTCTCGCAAGTCGGAAATGGCTACCTCCTCGGTAGTGTTGAAGCCATGCAAGACAATGACTATCTCTACGGTTTATAA
- the nrdH gene encoding glutaredoxin-like protein NrdH, whose translation MITVYSKNDCVQCKMTKRFLDQHQVPFKEINLDEQPEFIEHVKSLGFSAAPVIETETESFSGFQPGKLKNLVSA comes from the coding sequence ATGATTACTGTTTATTCAAAAAATGATTGCGTGCAATGCAAAATGACCAAGCGTTTCTTGGACCAACACCAGGTTCCATTTAAGGAAATCAACCTTGATGAGCAACCTGAGTTTATCGAGCATGTCAAAAGTCTCGGCTTTTCTGCTGCCCCTGTCATCGAGACTGAAACGGAAAGTTTTTCTGGTTTCCAACCCGGAAAATTAAAAAATCTTGTTTCAGCTTAA
- the nrdE gene encoding class 1b ribonucleoside-diphosphate reductase subunit alpha, with product MSLKDLGDVSYFRLNNEINRPVNGQIPLHKDQEALKAFFKENVLPNTKSFVSITEKIQYLLDENYLEQAFLEQYSPAFIEKLAQFLQKQNFRFKSFMAAYKFYNQYALKTNDGAYYLESMEDRVLFNALYFAEGNEELAMDLANEMIHLRYQPATPSFLNAGRARRGELVSCFLIQVTDDMNAIGRSINSALQLSRIGGGVGISLSNLREAGAPIKGYEGAASGVVPVMKLFEDSFSYSNQLGQRQGAGVVYLDVFHPDIIAFLSTKKENADEKVRVKTLSLGITIPDKFYELARKNEDMYLFSPYSIEREYGIPYSYIDITEKYDELVANPKIRKTKIKARDLETEISKLQQESGYPYVINIDTANRSNPVDGKIIMSNLCSEILQVQTPSELNDAQEYLKMGTDVSCNLGSTNIVNLMKSPDFGRSVRTMTRALTYVTDHSHISAVPSIEHGNSQAHSIGLGAMGLHSFLAQNLIDYGSAEAVEFTNIYFMLLNYWTLVESNNIARERKTTFHNFDKSKYANGSYFDKYITGDYQPHSSRVKELFEGIFIPSGDDWAALRDKVQADGLYHQNRLAVAPNGSISYINDVSASIHPITQRIEERQEKKIGKIYYPAAGLATETIPFYKSAYDMDMRKVIDVYAAATEHVDQGLSLTLFMRSDIPQGIYEWKTENKQTTRDLSILRNYAFNKGVKSIYYVRTFTDDGEEVGANQCESCVI from the coding sequence ATGAGTTTGAAAGACTTAGGAGATGTTTCCTACTTCCGTCTAAATAATGAAATCAACCGTCCAGTCAATGGACAAATCCCACTTCACAAAGACCAAGAAGCTCTCAAGGCCTTTTTTAAGGAAAATGTACTCCCAAATACCAAATCATTTGTGAGCATTACAGAAAAAATTCAGTACCTATTAGACGAAAACTACTTGGAGCAAGCCTTTTTAGAGCAGTATAGTCCTGCTTTTATTGAGAAATTAGCTCAGTTCTTGCAAAAGCAGAACTTCCGCTTCAAATCGTTCATGGCAGCCTATAAATTCTATAATCAATATGCTCTCAAAACCAATGACGGTGCCTATTATTTGGAAAGTATGGAAGACCGCGTTCTCTTCAACGCTCTATACTTTGCAGAAGGCAACGAAGAATTAGCTATGGACTTGGCAAATGAAATGATCCACCTCCGCTATCAGCCTGCAACCCCAAGTTTTTTGAACGCTGGTCGTGCTCGCCGTGGAGAGCTGGTATCTTGTTTCTTGATCCAAGTGACAGATGACATGAATGCGATTGGTCGCTCCATTAACTCAGCCCTCCAACTCTCTCGTATCGGTGGTGGCGTTGGGATTTCCCTCAGCAATCTGCGTGAAGCAGGTGCTCCTATCAAAGGCTACGAAGGAGCTGCTTCAGGGGTTGTACCTGTCATGAAGCTCTTTGAAGACAGCTTTTCTTACTCTAATCAATTAGGACAACGTCAGGGAGCTGGAGTCGTCTATCTCGATGTCTTCCACCCAGATATTATTGCCTTTCTTTCTACTAAGAAAGAAAATGCGGATGAAAAAGTTCGCGTTAAAACCCTATCTCTTGGAATTACCATTCCAGATAAATTCTACGAATTGGCACGTAAGAACGAGGATATGTACCTCTTTAGTCCCTACTCTATCGAGCGTGAATATGGTATTCCATACAGCTACATTGATATTACTGAAAAATATGATGAATTAGTTGCCAATCCAAAGATTCGCAAAACTAAGATTAAGGCTCGTGACTTGGAAACAGAAATTTCAAAACTCCAGCAAGAATCTGGCTATCCTTATGTCATTAACATTGATACGGCTAACCGCAGCAATCCTGTTGACGGCAAAATCATCATGTCCAACCTTTGCTCAGAGATTCTCCAAGTTCAGACTCCAAGCGAATTGAACGATGCACAAGAGTACCTCAAAATGGGGACAGATGTTTCATGTAATCTGGGATCAACCAACATTGTCAACCTCATGAAATCACCTGACTTTGGTCGCTCTGTCCGTACGATGACACGCGCTTTGACCTATGTAACAGACCATTCTCATATCTCAGCTGTACCGTCTATCGAACATGGAAATAGCCAAGCCCACTCAATCGGACTGGGTGCAATGGGACTACATAGTTTCCTGGCCCAAAACTTGATTGATTATGGATCAGCTGAAGCGGTTGAATTTACCAATATCTACTTCATGCTCCTCAACTACTGGACATTGGTCGAGTCAAACAACATTGCCCGTGAACGCAAGACCACCTTCCACAACTTTGACAAATCAAAATACGCAAATGGATCTTACTTCGATAAATACATCACTGGTGACTACCAACCCCATTCTTCTCGTGTCAAAGAACTCTTTGAAGGCATCTTTATCCCAAGTGGAGATGATTGGGCAGCGCTTCGTGACAAGGTACAAGCAGACGGCCTCTACCATCAAAACCGCCTAGCAGTTGCTCCAAACGGATCAATCAGCTATATCAATGATGTTTCTGCTTCGATTCACCCAATTACCCAGCGAATTGAAGAGCGCCAAGAAAAGAAAATCGGTAAAATCTACTATCCAGCAGCAGGTCTTGCAACAGAAACCATTCCATTCTACAAGTCAGCCTATGATATGGATATGAGAAAAGTTATCGATGTCTATGCTGCTGCTACCGAGCATGTCGATCAAGGACTATCACTAACCCTCTTTATGCGCAGTGACATTCCACAAGGTATCTACGAGTGGAAGACAGAAAACAAACAAACCACACGTGACCTTTCAATCTTGCGCAACTATGCCTTTAACAAGGGTGTGAAATCCATCTATTACGTCCGAACCTTTACAGATGACGGTGAAGAAGTTGGCGCAAACCAATGTGAAAGCTGTGTGATTTAA
- a CDS encoding PH domain-containing protein: MGLLSGLMGNAGQTDAARVEAQLEVILLPNEQVNEAFSLIRDLIVFTDKRLILVDKQGMTGKKTSYKSIPYRSISRFEVETSGHFDLDAELKIWISSSIEPAEILQFKSDKSVIAIQQALAEAVLG; this comes from the coding sequence ATGGGACTATTATCTGGTTTAATGGGAAATGCTGGCCAAACGGATGCAGCAAGAGTAGAAGCACAACTAGAGGTGATTTTATTGCCAAACGAGCAAGTCAATGAAGCCTTTAGTCTGATTCGTGATTTAATCGTCTTTACCGATAAGCGCTTGATTTTGGTAGATAAACAAGGAATGACCGGAAAGAAAACATCCTATAAATCTATTCCCTACCGTTCGATTTCGCGTTTTGAAGTCGAAACATCTGGGCATTTTGATTTGGATGCTGAGTTGAAAATCTGGATTTCATCTAGTATAGAACCTGCAGAAATCTTGCAATTTAAGAGTGATAAAAGCGTCATTGCCATTCAGCAGGCTCTTGCCGAAGCGGTGCTAGGTTAA
- a CDS encoding CPBP family intramembrane glutamic endopeptidase, translating to MKKILIRIVLWFLALYAYLNGAGLLTFDMVAHQRPDIPAEWVERMVPIFGVIGLVFLTAMSYLYWKYVYSKKDITIELPKPWMSNILYPIGLFLLVLVGQQVLPVPPSNNQQLVEQSVLSQPLFSFFAVVVFAPIMEELLFRGVFAGYFFPTLTKKISIIFYLFLSSGLFCLAHGPRTLSDFLIYFTMGVSLGWLYLAKRDLRYSVGLHFANNLLSFVTILL from the coding sequence ATGAAAAAAATACTTATTCGCATTGTTTTATGGTTTCTTGCCCTATATGCCTATTTAAATGGAGCCGGTTTATTAACGTTTGATATGGTAGCACATCAGAGACCTGATATACCTGCTGAATGGGTAGAGCGTATGGTGCCGATTTTTGGAGTGATTGGTCTCGTTTTTCTGACAGCAATGTCCTATCTCTACTGGAAGTATGTCTATAGCAAAAAAGACATTACAATTGAACTGCCAAAACCGTGGATGTCTAACATCCTCTATCCAATCGGTTTATTTCTCCTAGTCCTTGTTGGGCAACAGGTTCTGCCAGTTCCTCCTAGTAATAACCAACAGCTTGTAGAACAAAGTGTCTTATCACAGCCTCTCTTTTCTTTCTTTGCAGTTGTCGTGTTTGCACCTATTATGGAAGAATTGCTCTTTAGAGGGGTGTTTGCGGGTTACTTCTTCCCAACTTTAACAAAAAAGATTAGTATCATTTTCTATTTGTTCTTGAGCAGTGGTCTGTTCTGCTTGGCACATGGGCCACGTACGTTATCAGACTTTTTGATTTATTTTACCATGGGAGTGAGTCTAGGATGGCTGTACTTGGCAAAACGAGATTTGCGCTACTCTGTCGGACTGCATTTCGCCAACAATCTCTTATCCTTTGTGACGATTTTGTTATAA
- a CDS encoding DEAD/DEAH box helicase — protein MKFNELQLSADLLAEIETAGFVEASPIQEKTIPLALEGRDVIGQAQTGTGKTAAFGLPTLEKIRTDELIVQALVIAPTRELAVQSQEELFRFGRGKGVKVRSVYGGSSIEKQIKALKTGAHIVVGTPGRLLDLIKRKALKLNHVETLILDEADEMLNMGFLEDIESIISRVPEERQTLLFSATMPAPIKRIGVQFMKNPEHIQIEAKELTTELVDQYYVRVKEQEKFDTMTRLMDVDQPELSIVFGRTKRRVDELTRGLKIRGFRAEGIHGDLDQSKRLRVLRDFKTGGLDVLVATDVAARGLDISGVTHVYNYDIPQDPESYVHRIGRTGRAGKSGQSITFVSPNEMGYLKIIEDLTKKRMTGMKPATAEEAFQAKKKIALKKIERDFADESIRKNFDKFGKDAIKLASEFSPEELAMYILSLTVQDPESMPEVEIAREKPLPFKYVPGDKGGSRGKSGKGGRSSNNRRGDDRRNGGRRDYKEKRRSNDRDRFGKDNKKPRKRISSEKKTGFVIRNKGDK, from the coding sequence ATGAAATTTAATGAATTACAGTTATCTGCTGACTTGCTAGCAGAAATTGAAACAGCAGGGTTTGTGGAAGCCAGCCCCATTCAAGAGAAGACCATTCCCCTTGCCCTTGAGGGAAGAGATGTTATCGGTCAAGCACAGACAGGAACAGGAAAAACAGCTGCCTTTGGTTTGCCAACTCTTGAAAAAATTCGCACAGATGAGCTGATTGTGCAAGCCTTAGTGATTGCACCAACGCGCGAATTAGCCGTTCAAAGTCAGGAAGAGCTCTTCCGTTTTGGACGAGGTAAGGGGGTCAAAGTACGCTCAGTCTACGGTGGTTCGAGTATTGAAAAACAAATCAAGGCACTGAAAACAGGTGCGCACATTGTCGTTGGAACGCCAGGTCGTCTTCTTGATTTGATTAAACGCAAGGCCTTGAAACTCAATCATGTGGAAACCCTTATCCTTGATGAAGCAGATGAAATGCTCAACATGGGCTTCTTGGAAGATATTGAGTCTATTATTTCTCGTGTTCCAGAAGAGCGCCAAACCCTTCTCTTTTCAGCGACTATGCCAGCTCCAATCAAGCGGATTGGCGTTCAATTTATGAAAAATCCTGAACATATTCAGATTGAAGCCAAAGAATTGACAACGGAATTAGTGGATCAATACTATGTTCGTGTCAAAGAGCAGGAAAAATTTGATACCATGACTCGTCTCATGGATGTCGATCAGCCAGAATTGTCGATTGTATTTGGTCGGACCAAGCGCCGTGTGGATGAATTGACCCGTGGATTGAAAATAAGAGGTTTTCGTGCAGAAGGGATCCACGGTGACTTGGATCAAAGCAAGCGGCTCCGTGTTCTGCGTGATTTCAAAACGGGCGGTCTTGATGTCCTTGTTGCAACGGATGTTGCAGCCCGTGGTTTAGATATTTCAGGCGTGACGCATGTCTATAACTATGATATTCCGCAGGATCCAGAAAGCTATGTTCACCGTATCGGCCGGACAGGTCGTGCAGGAAAATCTGGTCAATCCATTACCTTTGTATCGCCAAATGAAATGGGCTACCTCAAGATTATTGAAGATTTGACCAAAAAACGCATGACAGGCATGAAACCTGCGACAGCAGAAGAAGCCTTTCAGGCCAAGAAAAAAATTGCACTGAAGAAAATCGAACGTGATTTTGCCGATGAAAGTATCCGCAAAAACTTTGATAAATTTGGAAAAGATGCAATCAAATTAGCCAGCGAATTTTCACCAGAAGAATTGGCGATGTATATCTTGAGCCTAACGGTACAAGATCCTGAATCCATGCCAGAAGTAGAAATTGCGCGTGAAAAACCATTACCATTTAAGTATGTCCCAGGTGATAAGGGCGGTAGCCGTGGCAAGTCTGGTAAAGGTGGCAGATCTTCAAACAACCGCCGTGGAGATGACCGTCGTAATGGTGGCCGCAGAGATTACAAGGAAAAACGCCGTTCTAATGACCGTGACCGCTTTGGAAAAGACAATAAAAAACCACGCAAACGCATTTCTAGCGAGAAAAAGACAGGCTTCGTCATCCGCAATAAGGGAGATAAGTAA
- a CDS encoding DUF3169 family protein → MKKWKRVRYFSTLFLLGALLGVIGAFLAGFVVGYTGDYLSFKSLQSSLVWIARGTFIVIICSSLHFLDSAKKDYRYYSENELEDDEYDRFYRKTFRSLEYATIGFDIAGALTILSLFLGMNLVDLEDALSYQFSLVDVCFLVSLVVLQKNLYKLTSKIREHSISLFPTLQELKDYIYSYDEGERESIFENNFLIVFGLNQRILPIIYAVLFIISMVTGEIQIVAYLVIAFIHIYINVQQFKRVRNYFK, encoded by the coding sequence ATGAAAAAATGGAAACGAGTAAGGTATTTTAGTACATTATTTTTGTTAGGGGCATTGTTGGGAGTTATTGGGGCTTTCTTAGCAGGATTTGTTGTTGGCTATACTGGAGACTATCTATCCTTTAAGAGTCTTCAAAGTTCCCTCGTGTGGATTGCGAGAGGAACGTTCATTGTTATAATATGTAGCAGTTTGCATTTTTTGGATTCTGCAAAGAAAGACTACAGATATTATAGTGAGAATGAACTAGAGGATGATGAGTATGATCGATTTTATCGAAAAACGTTTCGTTCTCTTGAATATGCGACTATCGGCTTCGATATTGCAGGAGCACTGACTATTTTGAGTTTGTTTCTAGGAATGAACTTGGTCGATTTAGAGGATGCTCTATCTTATCAGTTTTCCTTAGTAGATGTCTGTTTCTTAGTGAGTTTAGTTGTATTGCAGAAGAATCTATACAAGCTAACTAGTAAAATTAGAGAACATTCTATCTCATTATTTCCTACTTTACAAGAACTGAAAGACTATATCTATTCTTATGATGAGGGAGAAAGAGAGTCCATCTTTGAAAATAATTTTCTCATCGTTTTTGGATTAAATCAACGGATTCTTCCGATCATCTATGCTGTCTTATTTATAATTTCTATGGTAACTGGTGAGATACAGATTGTAGCCTACCTAGTGATTGCTTTTATTCATATCTATATCAATGTCCAACAATTTAAACGAGTACGGAATTATTTTAAATAA
- the ptsP gene encoding phosphoenolpyruvate--protein phosphotransferase — MTEMLKGIAASDGVAVAKAYLLVQPDLSFETVAVTDTDAEEARLDAALEASQNELSVIRENAVASLGEEAAAVFDAHLMVLGDPEMVGQIKETIRAKKVNAEAGLTEVTDMFIAIFEGMEDNPYMQERAADIRDVTKRVLAHLLGVRLPNPAAISEESIVIAHDLTPSDTAQLDKNFVKAFVTNIGGRTSHSAIMARTLEIAAVLGTNNITEMVKDGDVLAVNGITGEVIINPSEEQIATFKEAGEAYAKQKAEWALLKDAQTVTADGKHFELAANIGTPKDVEGVNDNGAEAVGLYRTEFLYMDSQDFPTEDEQYEAYKAVLEGMNGKPVVVRTMDIGGDKELPYFDLPHEMNPFLGFRALRISISETGNQMFRTQLRALLRASVHGQLRIMFPMVALITEFRAAKAIYEEEKAKLLAEGIPVADNIQVGIMIEIPAAAMLADQFAKEVDFFSIGTNDLIQYTMAADRMNEQVSYLYQPYNPSILRLINNVIKAAHAEGKWAGMCGEMAGDQKAVPLLVGMGLDEFSMSATSVLRTRSLMKQLDTVKMQEYANRALTECATAEEVLALQKEYVNFD, encoded by the coding sequence ATGACAGAAATGCTTAAAGGAATTGCAGCATCTGATGGTGTTGCGGTTGCGAAGGCATATCTACTCGTTCAACCAGATTTGTCATTTGAAACTGTTGCAGTTACAGATACAGATGCAGAAGAAGCTCGTTTGGATGCTGCTTTAGAAGCGTCACAAAACGAGCTTTCTGTTATTAGAGAGAACGCAGTAGCAAGCCTTGGTGAAGAAGCGGCAGCTGTTTTTGATGCCCATTTGATGGTTCTTGGTGACCCAGAGATGGTTGGTCAAATCAAAGAAACGATTCGTGCAAAAAAAGTCAATGCTGAAGCTGGTTTGACAGAAGTCACAGATATGTTCATTGCTATTTTTGAAGGCATGGAAGACAACCCATACATGCAGGAGCGAGCAGCGGATATTCGCGATGTCACAAAACGTGTCTTGGCTCATTTGTTGGGTGTTCGCTTGCCGAATCCTGCAGCCATTTCAGAAGAATCAATCGTCATTGCACATGACTTGACACCTTCTGATACAGCACAATTAGATAAGAACTTTGTAAAAGCCTTTGTTACCAATATCGGTGGCCGTACAAGTCACTCAGCAATTATGGCGCGTACACTTGAAATTGCGGCTGTTCTTGGTACAAATAACATCACTGAAATGGTGAAAGATGGCGATGTTCTTGCGGTAAATGGTATTACTGGTGAAGTGATTATCAACCCGTCAGAAGAACAAATCGCTACTTTCAAAGAAGCTGGTGAAGCCTATGCGAAGCAAAAGGCAGAATGGGCCTTGTTGAAAGACGCTCAAACAGTCACAGCTGACGGCAAGCATTTTGAATTGGCTGCCAACATCGGTACACCAAAAGACGTTGAAGGTGTGAATGACAATGGTGCAGAAGCAGTCGGTCTTTACCGTACAGAGTTCCTTTACATGGATTCACAAGACTTCCCAACAGAAGATGAGCAGTATGAAGCATATAAAGCTGTCCTTGAAGGAATGAATGGCAAACCGGTTGTCGTTCGTACAATGGATATTGGTGGAGATAAGGAGCTTCCTTATTTCGATCTTCCACATGAAATGAACCCATTCCTTGGTTTCCGTGCCCTTCGTATTTCGATTTCTGAAACTGGAAATCAAATGTTCCGTACGCAGTTGCGTGCTCTTCTTCGTGCATCTGTTCATGGTCAATTGCGGATTATGTTCCCAATGGTAGCCCTGATTACAGAATTCCGTGCAGCCAAAGCAATCTATGAAGAAGAAAAAGCAAAATTGCTTGCAGAAGGTATTCCAGTTGCGGATAACATCCAAGTCGGAATCATGATTGAGATTCCAGCGGCAGCAATGCTTGCGGATCAATTTGCAAAAGAAGTTGATTTCTTCTCAATCGGTACAAACGACTTGATCCAATACACAATGGCTGCTGACCGGATGAATGAGCAAGTTTCATACCTTTACCAACCATATAATCCATCTATCCTTCGCTTGATTAACAATGTAATCAAAGCAGCACATGCAGAAGGCAAATGGGCTGGTATGTGTGGAGAAATGGCAGGTGACCAAAAAGCGGTACCGCTTCTCGTAGGTATGGGCTTGGATGAGTTCTCAATGAGTGCAACTTCCGTCCTTCGTACACGTAGCTTGATGAAACAATTGGATACTGTGAAAATGCAAGAATATGCAAACCGTGCATTGACAGAATGCGCAACGGCAGAAGAAGTCCTAGCTTTGCAAAAAGAATACGTAAATTTTGATTAA
- a CDS encoding phosphocarrier protein HPr, with translation MASKDFHIVAETGIHARPATLLVQTASKFASDITLNYKDKSVNLKSIMGVMSLGVGQGADVTISAEGADADDAIAAITETMNKEGLA, from the coding sequence ATGGCTTCAAAAGATTTCCACATTGTGGCAGAAACAGGTATCCACGCACGTCCAGCAACCTTGCTTGTGCAAACAGCTAGCAAATTTGCTTCAGATATCACTTTGAACTACAAAGACAAATCAGTAAACCTTAAGTCTATCATGGGTGTGATGAGTCTTGGTGTTGGTCAAGGTGCTGATGTAACAATCTCTGCTGAAGGTGCTGATGCTGATGATGCAATCGCAGCAATTACTGAAACAATGAACAAGGAAGGTTTGGCATAA
- a CDS encoding helix-turn-helix transcriptional regulator, with translation MILKNRLKELRARDGLNQTALAKAAEVSRQTISLIERGEYTPSVIIALKIAQIFDEPLEQVFRLVEEE, from the coding sequence ATGATTCTCAAAAATAGGCTCAAGGAATTACGAGCCAGAGATGGGTTAAACCAAACAGCCCTAGCCAAGGCTGCTGAGGTGTCGAGACAGACCATTAGCCTGATTGAGCGGGGAGAATACACACCCTCGGTCATCATTGCTTTAAAAATTGCACAAATATTCGACGAACCCTTGGAGCAAGTCTTTCGCTTGGTGGAAGAAGAATAG
- the trxB gene encoding thioredoxin-disulfide reductase, with product MYDAIIIGSGPAGYTAGIYLSRAGLKNRLITGYSEGGQLTTTTLVENYPGFEKGIDGNELVKNMRQQAASFGTEMTFGFVEKIEGESSPFTVHLDSGEMLETKAVIIATGSSANYLGIEGEVEAIGKGVSACATCDAFFYKDREIIVVGGGDVAMEEAIYLTRFASKVTVVHRRDELRASDIMVQRAKSHKEINWVLNATPVKVHSDMMGMTGLDIRDNATGEVRHLKADGLFVAIGHHPNTEFLGGKLELDAKGYIQTQPGTSKTSVPGIFAAGDVQDSKYQQAVTAAASGAVAALDTLEFIENK from the coding sequence ATGTACGATGCAATTATTATTGGTTCAGGCCCTGCGGGCTATACGGCGGGGATCTATCTTAGTCGAGCAGGTCTTAAAAATCGATTGATTACGGGCTATTCAGAAGGTGGTCAGCTTACAACGACTACGCTGGTTGAGAATTATCCAGGATTTGAAAAGGGAATTGACGGGAATGAACTGGTCAAAAATATGCGTCAGCAAGCAGCCTCTTTTGGAACAGAGATGACCTTTGGTTTCGTTGAAAAAATCGAAGGAGAAAGCTCTCCTTTTACAGTGCACCTTGATTCTGGCGAAATGCTGGAAACCAAGGCTGTTATTATTGCGACTGGCTCAAGTGCGAATTACCTAGGAATTGAAGGGGAAGTAGAAGCAATCGGTAAAGGTGTTAGTGCCTGTGCAACGTGTGATGCCTTCTTTTACAAGGATCGTGAAATTATTGTCGTTGGTGGTGGAGACGTTGCCATGGAAGAAGCTATCTATTTGACTCGCTTTGCTTCTAAAGTTACAGTTGTCCACCGTAGAGATGAGTTACGTGCGTCTGATATCATGGTACAGCGAGCTAAAAGTCATAAGGAGATTAACTGGGTCTTGAATGCAACTCCAGTTAAGGTTCATTCAGACATGATGGGAATGACGGGGCTGGATATTCGGGATAATGCGACTGGTGAGGTTAGACACCTCAAGGCAGATGGGCTTTTTGTAGCAATTGGTCATCATCCAAATACGGAATTTCTGGGAGGAAAACTAGAATTGGATGCCAAAGGCTATATTCAGACGCAGCCAGGGACTTCTAAGACTTCTGTGCCAGGGATTTTTGCTGCTGGTGATGTTCAAGATTCTAAGTACCAGCAAGCCGTTACTGCAGCAGCCAGTGGTGCAGTCGCAGCCTTGGATACCTTAGAATTTATTGAAAATAAATGA